In one Brassica oleracea var. oleracea cultivar TO1000 chromosome C9, BOL, whole genome shotgun sequence genomic region, the following are encoded:
- the LOC106313288 gene encoding uncharacterized protein LOC106313288 isoform X1, producing the protein MAKKTAILTGDVSSPLLFRHVSPGPGDSTMQFRLIHFWEARKNVKGGPGIFLGIEMLMIDEEGTLAQGFIGQNRRDQYEKELRRGSIYTLTNYYASNSKVMYHVADQRLVICISHASAMSKVDRDIEGILTERFRIHSFSDFEANCDLRGDLHDVVGHLKLVDGQPLHQRPVLCTKDDSTSRRVMVHLQLKDGPVINVYL; encoded by the exons ATGGCCAAAAAAACCGCAATCCTCACCGGCGATGTTTCTTCTCCTCTCCTCTTCCGACATGTTTCACCAGGACCAGGAGATTCCACCATGCAGTTTAGGCTTATTCATTTTTGGGAAGCTCGCAAGAATGTCAAAGGAGGACCTGGCATCTTTCTTGGGATTGAGATGCTTATGATCGATGAAGAG GGTACTTTGGCTCAGGGGTTCATCGGTCAGAACCGTCGTGACCAATATGAAAAAGAGCTCAGGCGTGGGAGCATCTATACACTGACAAACTACTATGCATCCAACAGCAAGGTGATGTACCATGTTGCTGATCAGAGGCTGGTAATTTGCATCTCACACGCCTCTGCCATGAGTAAGGTGGACAGAGACATTGAAGGCATTTTGACAGAGCGCTTCAGAATCCATTCCTTTTCGGATTTTGAAGCCAACTGCGATCTCAGAGGGGATCTTCACG ATGTTGTTGGCCACCTTAAGCTGGTTGATGGTCAGCCTCTCCATCAGCGTCCGGTTTTGTGCACCAAGGATGACTCAACATCTCGGAGAGTCATGGTTCATTTGCAGCTTAAAGA TGGTCCAGTGATTAACGTCTACTTATAG
- the LOC106313288 gene encoding uncharacterized protein LOC106313288 isoform X3 — protein MSSSRVFLDEEVDPTKEYLAWLTKNPAATSSVNPVEVVKAETLTISEIAAFIKRQPVQIAYFDCIATIDDVKLGTEWYYIACKDCQTKLDRGPTTLICPRCRNENATAVAKVEMSVYDNEQQCTFIILGDAGKELTGRKATVFAL, from the exons ATGTCTTCATCCAGAGTGTTTTTGGACGAAGAGGTTGACCCCACGAAGGAGTACTTGGCCTG GTTGACCAAGAACCCAGCTGCAACTTCTTCGGTTAACCCTGTTGAGGTTGTTAAAGCTGAGACACTGACAATAAGTGAGATTGCTGCCTTCATCAAGCGTCAGCCTGTTCAG ATTGCCTACTTTGACTGCATTGCCACAATTGATGATGTCAAGCTTGGCACTGAGTGGTATTACATTGCTTGCAAGGATTGTCAGACAAAGTTAGACCGTGGGCCTACAACACTGATTTGCCCAAGATGCCGCAATGAGAATGCTACTGCGGTAGCCAA GGTGGAGATGTCTGTCTATGATAATGAGCAGCAGTGCACTTTCATCATTCTCGGAGATGCCGGGAAAGAGCTCACTGGCAGAAAAGCAACAGTCTTTGCATTGTAA
- the LOC106313288 gene encoding uncharacterized protein LOC106313288 isoform X2 has translation MSSSRVFLDEEVDPTKEYLAWLTKNPAATSSVNPVEVVKAETLTISEIAAFIKRQPVQIAYFDCIATIDDVKLGTEWYYIACKDCQTKLDRGPTTLICPRCRNENATAVAKCLSMIMSSSALSSFSEMPGKSSLAEKQQSLHCNSYEVDKWMML, from the exons ATGTCTTCATCCAGAGTGTTTTTGGACGAAGAGGTTGACCCCACGAAGGAGTACTTGGCCTG GTTGACCAAGAACCCAGCTGCAACTTCTTCGGTTAACCCTGTTGAGGTTGTTAAAGCTGAGACACTGACAATAAGTGAGATTGCTGCCTTCATCAAGCGTCAGCCTGTTCAG ATTGCCTACTTTGACTGCATTGCCACAATTGATGATGTCAAGCTTGGCACTGAGTGGTATTACATTGCTTGCAAGGATTGTCAGACAAAGTTAGACCGTGGGCCTACAACACTGATTTGCCCAAGATGCCGCAATGAGAATGCTACTGCGGTAGCCAA ATGTCTGTCTATGATAATGAGCAGCAGTGCACTTTCATCATTCTCGGAGATGCCGGGAAAGAGCTCACTGGCAGAAAAGCAACAGTCTTTGCATTGTAATAGCTATGAGGTTGATAAATGGATGATGTTATAA